One window from the genome of Pseudonocardia hierapolitana encodes:
- a CDS encoding ABC transporter permease, whose translation MTEIETVPPAERTRGEGLAAKVLRIGLTERIVLLAVLLVVVVVWFRVLGAGGYLVAPYDLRYLGNALESMVPFALLAVAELFVIVSGRGGIDLSVGAIVSLAGMVFGFMVGVWGWPLLPSILGCIVVGALLGAVNGALVAYVRFPALIATLATYYAYSSLALISNANAPISTPPVVALHSLTRNVNLPAPLPPVPLHVFTILLPCAVLAWVVLSRSTYGRSLYAVGTNDVAAAYATQSVARTRFTAFVLSGLLSGVVAVVTVGQFASARPDAGIVGNGMALPAITVAVLGGVAIQGGIGRVGGVLVAALLITWLNAGMLLAFPEGAEGSRYQLLALGLVLVLSALLNTLALRRYGRLA comes from the coding sequence ATGACCGAGATCGAGACCGTCCCGCCCGCGGAGCGCACCCGCGGCGAGGGACTCGCGGCCAAGGTGCTGCGGATCGGGCTGACCGAGCGCATCGTGCTGCTCGCGGTGCTGCTGGTCGTGGTGGTCGTGTGGTTCCGGGTGCTCGGCGCGGGCGGCTACCTCGTGGCCCCGTACGACCTGCGCTACCTGGGCAACGCGCTCGAGTCGATGGTGCCGTTCGCGCTGCTGGCGGTCGCGGAGCTGTTCGTGATCGTCTCCGGCCGCGGCGGGATCGACCTGTCGGTGGGCGCGATCGTCTCGCTCGCCGGCATGGTGTTCGGGTTCATGGTCGGCGTGTGGGGATGGCCGCTGCTCCCGTCGATCCTCGGGTGCATCGTCGTGGGCGCGCTGCTCGGCGCCGTCAACGGGGCGCTCGTGGCCTACGTGCGGTTCCCGGCGTTGATCGCGACGCTCGCGACGTACTACGCGTACAGCTCGCTCGCGCTGATCAGCAACGCGAACGCGCCGATCTCCACGCCGCCGGTCGTGGCACTGCACTCCCTGACCAGGAACGTCAACCTCCCGGCGCCGCTCCCGCCCGTCCCCCTGCACGTGTTCACGATCCTGCTGCCCTGCGCCGTGCTGGCCTGGGTGGTGCTGTCCCGGTCGACATACGGGCGGTCGCTGTACGCGGTGGGCACCAACGACGTCGCGGCCGCGTACGCCACGCAGTCGGTGGCGCGCACGCGGTTCACGGCGTTCGTGCTGTCCGGGCTGCTCTCGGGCGTGGTGGCCGTCGTGACGGTCGGGCAGTTCGCCTCCGCCCGCCCGGACGCCGGCATCGTGGGCAACGGCATGGCACTGCCCGCGATCACCGTTGCGGTGCTGGGCGGCGTCGCGATCCAGGGCGGGATCGGGCGCGTCGGCGGCGTGCTGGTGGCGGCGCTGCTGATCACCTGGTTGAACGCCGGGATGCTGCTCGCGTTCCCGGAAGGCGCCGAGGGCAGCCGTTACCAGCTGCTCGCGCTCGGGTTGGTGCTCGTGCTGTCCGCCCTGCTCAACACGCTCGCACTGCGCCGCTACGGGAGGCTCGCGTGA
- a CDS encoding class II aldolase/adducin family protein codes for MTFTVRPDEVPDELVALTRRIGDPAADLVVLAEGNTSVRLDGDRFAVKASGSRMDLAEAGDFVVGELPALVDVLEKGGTDQETLSRLLSAAEPASADGTAGCSRERAVPEGPASPPERSGGNRIRASIETLVHVVALAAGATWVAHTHPTAVVGLLAVREAEELWSAPLFPDEAVVLGEPVWVPYAAPGIALGAAVHTAVRERLDRDGVAPRLVLLGNHGIVALGATASEVETITTMAVKAARVRSVGLGAGTLAPLGIEHARELAGRPDEAARRTLLGRSRP; via the coding sequence GTGACGTTCACCGTACGCCCGGACGAGGTGCCGGACGAGCTGGTGGCGCTCACCCGGCGGATCGGCGACCCCGCGGCCGACCTGGTCGTCCTGGCCGAGGGCAACACCTCGGTCCGGTTGGACGGCGACCGGTTCGCCGTGAAGGCGAGCGGGTCGCGGATGGACCTCGCCGAGGCGGGCGACTTCGTCGTCGGCGAGCTGCCCGCGCTCGTCGACGTGCTGGAGAAGGGCGGCACCGACCAGGAGACGCTGTCGCGGCTGTTGTCGGCCGCGGAGCCGGCAAGCGCGGATGGGACTGCCGGCTGCTCGCGCGAGCGGGCGGTGCCTGAAGGGCCCGCGAGCCCGCCTGAGCGAAGCGGAGGCAATCGGATACGGGCGTCGATCGAGACGCTCGTGCACGTCGTCGCGCTCGCCGCCGGGGCCACGTGGGTGGCGCACACGCACCCGACCGCCGTGGTCGGGCTGCTCGCGGTGCGCGAGGCCGAGGAGCTGTGGTCGGCGCCGCTCTTCCCGGACGAGGCGGTGGTGCTCGGCGAGCCGGTGTGGGTGCCCTACGCGGCACCGGGCATCGCGCTCGGTGCGGCCGTCCACACAGCCGTGCGCGAGCGGCTGGACCGCGACGGCGTCGCACCCCGGCTCGTCCTGCTCGGCAACCACGGCATCGTCGCGCTCGGGGCCACCGCCTCCGAGGTGGAGACCATCACCACCATGGCGGTGAAGGCGGCCCGCGTCCGCTCGGTGGGTCTCGGCGCAGGCACGCTCGCCCCGCTGGGGATCGAGCACGCCCGCGAGCTCGCCGGGCGGCCCGACGAGGCGGCCCGCCGCACACTTCTGGGGCGCTCCAGGCCATGA
- a CDS encoding LysR substrate-binding domain-containing protein, translated as MELRHLRAFAAVAEELHFGRAAARLHIAQPPLSQQIKYLERDLGVRLLERTTRRVRLTNAGVVFLEHARRVLAEADRARESVLLTEQGERGEIRVGLTGATTWRLLPRMTRAYRARYPLVRLSLHPSVFSGAQIGGLLDGSIDVALLRAPVPGPLASRTVLDEELVAVLPDDHPLAGRPSVPLADLAGENFVSYPDRQGSNLRDTAMRACAEVGFWPRVVQEAQDTYTVVALVAAAVGVALLPASAEWLQFEGVAFRPVTGADVRVPVALTWRPGDESPVLGGFLAVAAEIFPGQSWQRRR; from the coding sequence ATGGAGCTGCGGCACCTGAGGGCCTTCGCCGCCGTGGCCGAGGAGCTGCACTTCGGGCGCGCCGCGGCGCGCCTGCACATCGCCCAGCCGCCGCTGTCGCAGCAGATCAAGTACCTGGAGCGCGACCTGGGAGTGCGGCTGCTCGAGCGCACCACCCGACGGGTCCGGCTCACCAACGCAGGCGTCGTCTTCCTCGAGCACGCCCGCCGCGTGCTCGCCGAGGCCGACCGTGCCCGGGAGTCGGTGCTGCTCACCGAGCAGGGCGAGCGCGGTGAGATCCGCGTCGGCCTGACCGGCGCGACGACGTGGCGGCTGCTGCCCCGGATGACCCGCGCCTACCGGGCGCGTTACCCACTCGTCCGCCTGTCGCTGCACCCGTCGGTGTTCAGCGGCGCGCAGATCGGCGGCCTGCTGGACGGCAGCATAGACGTGGCCCTGCTTCGCGCACCCGTGCCCGGGCCGCTGGCCAGCCGCACGGTCCTGGACGAGGAGCTCGTCGCCGTACTCCCCGACGACCACCCGCTCGCCGGCCGGCCGTCCGTCCCGCTGGCCGACCTGGCCGGGGAGAACTTCGTGAGCTATCCCGACCGCCAGGGCTCCAACTTGCGCGACACCGCGATGCGCGCCTGCGCCGAGGTCGGCTTCTGGCCGCGCGTCGTGCAGGAGGCACAGGACACCTACACGGTGGTTGCTCTGGTCGCCGCCGCCGTGGGCGTGGCGCTCCTTCCGGCGTCGGCGGAGTGGCTGCAGTTCGAGGGCGTCGCCTTCCGACCGGTCACGGGCGCCGACGTCCGCGTGCCCGTGGCCCTGACCTGGCGGCCCGGGGACGAGTCGCCGGTGCTCGGCGGCTTCCTGGCGGTGGCCGCCGAGATCTTCCCGGGTCAGTCCTGGCAGCGCCGCCGGTAG
- a CDS encoding tripartite tricarboxylate transporter TctB family protein gives MEQWRGQLHRIGPLLVLAVGVGAVGLSLGSLTAPGPGLWPFVVALLLTGTGLVLLVVDDPEDYEPFTRGSARIAGGLGGLAVFVAAFEVVGFLLPAFLMLLLWLRVFGREPWRWALGLALVGSVGLYLLFDTALGVRFPDDVVAELVGG, from the coding sequence ATGGAGCAGTGGCGTGGGCAGCTGCACCGGATCGGTCCGCTGCTCGTCCTCGCCGTGGGCGTCGGCGCCGTCGGGCTCTCGCTCGGGTCGCTGACAGCGCCCGGCCCCGGCCTGTGGCCGTTCGTCGTGGCGCTGCTGCTCACCGGCACGGGGCTCGTGCTCCTGGTGGTCGACGACCCGGAGGACTACGAACCGTTCACCCGCGGCTCGGCCCGGATCGCGGGCGGGCTCGGCGGGCTGGCCGTCTTCGTGGCGGCGTTCGAGGTGGTCGGGTTCCTGCTCCCGGCGTTCCTCATGCTCCTGCTGTGGCTGCGGGTGTTCGGCCGGGAGCCGTGGCGGTGGGCACTGGGCCTGGCGCTCGTCGGTTCCGTCGGGCTCTACCTGTTGTTCGACACCGCGCTCGGGGTCCGGTTCCCCGACGACGTGGTGGCCGAGCTGGTGGGCGGCTGA
- a CDS encoding tripartite tricarboxylate transporter permease, with product MGVLDGIAQGFAVALDPVNILYVFLGVLIGTVIGVLPGLGPTATIALLLPLTYEIEPHTAVILLAGIYYGSMYGGTITSVLLRLPGEAASVVTTFDGYEMAKQGRAGPALGIAAIGSFVGGVLAVIGLALLAPPLAALAVSFGPPEYVAMTVLGILLVTYLGTGSAVKSLSMAALGLLLATVGQDPIAGTTRFTFGQVALFDGLDFVAVAMGLFGVGEILHSLERTEKVQAVTQKIKNIWPSRADMRESAGAIGRGSVLGFLIGVLPGGGGVVSSLASYALEKRRAKDPSRFGRGAIQGVAGPETANNASSTSAFIPLLTLGIPANVVLALIFGALLVQGVTPGPQLIDQHPEIFWGVIASMFVGNLMLLALNIPLVGVFVQILRVRAGILAAFALLVTMAGVFSINNDATDMWVVLAFGLLGWLMKKTGFEPGPLVLAFVLGSILERAFRQSMLISGGNLGVFVTRPISGGLLAATAVIVVISIVTARRRARVLHRHDTPELTPAEGDR from the coding sequence ATGGGTGTCCTGGACGGGATCGCGCAGGGGTTCGCCGTCGCGCTGGACCCGGTGAACATCCTCTACGTCTTCCTCGGTGTGCTCATCGGCACGGTGATCGGCGTGCTGCCGGGGCTCGGCCCGACCGCGACGATCGCGCTGCTGCTGCCGCTGACCTACGAGATCGAGCCGCACACGGCCGTGATCCTCCTGGCCGGGATCTACTACGGCTCGATGTACGGCGGCACGATCACGTCGGTGCTGCTGCGCCTCCCCGGCGAGGCCGCGTCGGTGGTCACCACGTTCGACGGCTACGAGATGGCCAAGCAGGGCCGCGCCGGCCCCGCGCTGGGGATCGCGGCGATCGGGTCTTTCGTCGGGGGCGTGCTCGCCGTGATCGGGCTCGCGCTGCTCGCCCCGCCGCTGGCCGCGCTCGCCGTGTCGTTCGGCCCGCCGGAGTACGTGGCGATGACCGTGCTCGGCATCCTGCTCGTCACCTACCTCGGCACCGGCTCGGCCGTGAAGAGCCTCAGCATGGCGGCGCTGGGCCTGCTGCTCGCCACGGTCGGCCAGGACCCGATCGCCGGCACGACCCGGTTCACGTTCGGGCAGGTCGCGCTGTTCGACGGCCTCGACTTCGTGGCCGTCGCGATGGGGCTGTTCGGCGTCGGCGAGATCCTCCACAGCCTGGAGCGCACCGAGAAGGTCCAGGCCGTCACGCAGAAGATCAAGAACATCTGGCCCAGCCGCGCGGACATGCGCGAGTCGGCGGGGGCCATCGGGCGCGGCAGCGTGCTCGGGTTCCTGATCGGTGTGCTGCCGGGGGGCGGTGGCGTGGTCTCATCGCTCGCCTCGTACGCGCTGGAGAAGCGGCGTGCCAAGGACCCGAGCCGGTTCGGCCGGGGCGCGATCCAGGGCGTCGCGGGGCCCGAGACGGCGAACAACGCCTCGTCGACCTCGGCGTTCATCCCGCTCCTGACGCTCGGCATCCCGGCCAACGTCGTGCTCGCGCTGATCTTCGGCGCGCTGCTCGTGCAGGGCGTGACGCCCGGCCCGCAGCTGATCGACCAGCACCCGGAGATCTTCTGGGGCGTGATCGCGTCGATGTTCGTCGGCAACCTCATGCTGCTGGCGCTCAACATCCCGCTGGTCGGGGTGTTCGTGCAGATCCTGCGGGTGCGCGCCGGGATCCTCGCCGCGTTCGCCCTGCTCGTCACCATGGCCGGGGTTTTCTCGATCAACAACGACGCCACCGACATGTGGGTGGTGCTCGCGTTCGGCCTGCTGGGCTGGCTGATGAAGAAGACGGGGTTCGAGCCCGGTCCGCTGGTGCTGGCGTTCGTGCTCGGGTCGATCCTCGAACGCGCGTTCCGCCAGTCGATGCTGATCTCCGGGGGCAACCTCGGCGTGTTCGTCACCCGGCCGATCTCCGGCGGCCTGCTCGCCGCAACGGCCGTGATCGTCGTGATCAGCATCGTCACGGCCCGTCGCAGGGCCCGCGTGCTGCACCGCCACGACACCCCCGAACTCACACCCGCCGAGGGAGACCGATGA
- a CDS encoding tripartite tricarboxylate transporter substrate binding protein produces the protein MKRLLALTLAAALLSAACGGQRSDEPEAYPSDQIRLIVPYTAGGPTDIAARSLGKYMETSLGQTVVVENLPGASGSTAYQELLSAEPDGYTLSMSALPTAVLNYLTNDVGYTRDSFAPVGVITQVPSALVVPAASPYADLAALFAAARSDPTLVSVGTPGATNTHAAETRRITQIHGVPLTVVPFNGAQEVLAALLGGNVVAGFVNASQDMLPAIESGQLRVLAVGTEERLPYIDAPTFAEQGYPEITQSTTTFGVVAPAGTPQPVIARLEETMRAASADPETRRGLDERYVPEQFMGSADLAALFTETEQTFQGVASGG, from the coding sequence ATGAAACGCCTGCTCGCCCTCACGCTCGCGGCCGCGCTGCTCTCCGCCGCGTGCGGCGGGCAACGCTCCGACGAGCCGGAGGCCTACCCCTCCGACCAGATCCGGCTGATCGTGCCGTACACGGCCGGCGGTCCCACCGACATCGCCGCACGCTCGCTCGGCAAGTACATGGAGACCTCGCTCGGCCAGACGGTCGTGGTGGAGAACCTTCCCGGCGCCTCGGGCTCGACGGCCTACCAGGAGCTGCTGTCCGCCGAGCCGGACGGCTACACGCTGTCGATGTCCGCGCTGCCCACGGCCGTGCTCAACTACCTCACGAACGACGTCGGCTACACCCGCGACTCGTTCGCCCCGGTCGGGGTGATCACCCAAGTGCCGTCGGCCCTCGTCGTGCCCGCCGCATCGCCGTACGCCGACCTGGCGGCGCTCTTCGCGGCCGCGCGCAGCGACCCCACGCTCGTCAGCGTCGGCACGCCGGGAGCGACCAACACGCACGCCGCGGAGACCCGCCGGATCACCCAGATCCACGGGGTACCGCTCACCGTCGTCCCGTTCAACGGCGCGCAGGAGGTGCTCGCGGCGCTACTGGGCGGCAACGTCGTCGCCGGGTTCGTGAACGCCTCGCAGGACATGCTGCCCGCCATCGAGTCCGGGCAGCTGCGGGTGCTGGCCGTCGGCACCGAGGAGCGGCTGCCGTACATCGACGCGCCCACCTTCGCCGAGCAGGGCTATCCGGAGATCACGCAGAGCACCACCACGTTCGGCGTGGTCGCCCCGGCCGGCACACCTCAACCGGTGATCGCGCGGCTCGAGGAGACCATGCGGGCGGCCTCGGCCGATCCGGAGACCCGGCGCGGGCTCGACGAGCGGTACGTGCCCGAGCAGTTCATGGGCAGCGCCGATCTCGCGGCGCTGTTCACCGAGACCGAGCAGACGTTCCAGGGGGTCGCAAGTGGTGGATGA
- a CDS encoding thiamine pyrophosphate-binding protein produces MVDDGAADNGAGALVDALRELGVELAFGLPGVHNLAVWEACAEAGIRLVGVRHEQAAAYAADGYARATGRLGVAVVTTGPGAANTLGATGEAMTSGAPVLVIATDIPSTLRRPGVYRGVLHETRDQAAMFAPVTKAATTTAAAADLYADVLRAGREALRAPTGPVYLGVPTDLLSAPVTERTPAPAGPAGLPEPDLDAAIALIERAERPLLWVGGGAVRAGAGDAVGLLAERLAAPVVTTYHGRGILPPDHPCLAPALTHVPAIGALWDEADLVIAIGSDLDGMTTQNWRMPQPPALLAINVDAADAAKNYRPDHVLTGDARAVTERLAAAVPQRDGLDVLAVQTGSMRTHVTTLVREEEPQAALLLDTFDRLLPADATVLADMCIAGYWVAGFHRVPAPRRLAYPMGWGTLGFAFPAALGAALRGRAVAVVGDGGFLFACGELATAVQEALPVTIVLVDDGGYGMLRFDQVQAGVPTRGVDLVTPDFVALAGAFGVPAEAVDGFGDAFEAALAKSLATEGPSLVAVRAALTPPPSTSPRWYRAAR; encoded by the coding sequence GTGGTGGATGACGGGGCGGCGGACAACGGCGCAGGGGCGCTCGTCGACGCGCTGCGGGAGCTGGGCGTCGAGCTGGCGTTCGGGCTGCCGGGGGTGCACAACCTCGCGGTGTGGGAGGCGTGTGCCGAGGCCGGGATCCGGCTCGTCGGCGTGCGGCACGAGCAGGCCGCCGCCTACGCCGCCGACGGCTACGCGCGGGCCACCGGGCGGCTCGGCGTGGCGGTCGTGACCACCGGGCCGGGCGCGGCCAACACCCTGGGCGCCACCGGCGAGGCCATGACGTCGGGGGCACCGGTGCTGGTGATCGCCACCGACATCCCGTCGACGCTGCGCCGGCCGGGCGTCTACCGCGGCGTGCTGCACGAGACGCGCGACCAGGCGGCCATGTTCGCCCCGGTGACGAAGGCGGCGACGACCACCGCCGCGGCCGCCGACCTGTACGCCGACGTGCTGCGGGCGGGGCGGGAGGCGCTGCGAGCGCCCACCGGGCCCGTCTACCTCGGGGTGCCGACCGACCTGCTGTCCGCCCCGGTCACCGAGCGCACGCCCGCGCCTGCCGGGCCCGCGGGGCTCCCGGAGCCGGACCTCGACGCCGCGATCGCGCTGATCGAGCGGGCCGAGCGCCCGCTGCTGTGGGTCGGCGGCGGGGCGGTGCGCGCCGGCGCAGGGGATGCCGTGGGCCTGCTGGCCGAACGGCTCGCCGCGCCGGTCGTCACCACGTACCACGGGCGCGGGATCCTGCCGCCCGACCACCCCTGCCTCGCTCCGGCCCTCACCCACGTCCCGGCCATCGGGGCGCTGTGGGACGAGGCCGACCTGGTGATCGCGATCGGCAGCGACCTGGACGGGATGACCACCCAGAACTGGCGGATGCCGCAGCCACCGGCGTTGCTGGCGATCAACGTCGACGCCGCGGACGCCGCGAAGAACTACCGGCCCGACCACGTCCTGACCGGGGACGCCCGGGCCGTGACGGAACGGCTGGCCGCCGCGGTGCCGCAGCGGGACGGACTCGACGTGCTGGCGGTGCAGACCGGGTCGATGCGCACGCACGTGACCACGCTCGTCCGCGAGGAGGAACCGCAGGCAGCGCTCCTGCTCGACACGTTCGACCGGCTGCTGCCCGCCGACGCCACGGTGCTCGCCGACATGTGCATCGCCGGCTACTGGGTGGCCGGTTTCCACCGGGTGCCCGCCCCACGGCGGCTGGCGTACCCGATGGGCTGGGGCACGCTCGGCTTCGCCTTCCCCGCCGCACTCGGCGCCGCTCTACGAGGGCGAGCGGTGGCCGTGGTCGGCGACGGCGGGTTCCTCTTCGCCTGCGGCGAGCTGGCCACCGCCGTGCAGGAAGCGCTGCCCGTCACGATCGTGCTCGTCGACGACGGCGGGTACGGCATGCTCCGCTTCGACCAGGTGCAGGCGGGCGTGCCCACCCGCGGCGTCGACCTGGTCACGCCCGACTTCGTGGCGCTCGCCGGAGCGTTCGGGGTGCCCGCGGAGGCCGTCGACGGCTTCGGCGACGCGTTCGAGGCAGCGCTCGCGAAGAGCCTCGCGACCGAGGGGCCGTCGCTGGTGGCGGTGCGGGCCGCGCTCACGCCCCCGCCGTCGACCTCGCCGCGGTGGTACCGGGCGGCTCGATGA
- a CDS encoding 3-oxoacid CoA-transferase subunit A, producing the protein MIDKRAKSLGEAVAGVKDGDTVLVGGFGNSGVPVELVHALLELGTRDLTVVTNNAGSGETDIAALIRERRVRKIVCSYPRSAGSVWFEKLWRAGEIELELVPQGTLSERMRAAGAGLGGFFTPTGADTPLADGKEVRVIGGRRHVFEEPLHADVALIKAERADRWGNLVYHSAARNFGPVMATAAKLTVAQVRTFVELGELDPEAVVTPGIFVDRVVRA; encoded by the coding sequence ATGATCGACAAGCGAGCGAAGTCGCTCGGCGAGGCCGTCGCCGGGGTGAAGGACGGCGACACCGTGCTGGTCGGCGGGTTCGGCAACTCCGGCGTGCCGGTCGAGCTGGTGCACGCGCTGCTGGAGCTGGGCACGCGCGACCTCACGGTCGTCACCAACAACGCGGGCAGCGGCGAGACCGACATCGCCGCGCTGATCCGCGAGCGCCGGGTCCGCAAGATCGTCTGCTCGTACCCGCGGTCGGCGGGGTCGGTGTGGTTCGAGAAGTTGTGGCGGGCCGGCGAGATCGAGCTGGAGCTGGTGCCGCAGGGAACGCTCAGCGAACGGATGCGCGCCGCGGGCGCCGGGCTCGGCGGCTTCTTCACGCCGACCGGGGCGGACACCCCGCTCGCGGACGGCAAGGAGGTGCGCGTGATCGGCGGACGCAGGCACGTCTTCGAGGAACCGCTGCACGCGGACGTCGCGCTGATCAAGGCCGAGCGCGCCGACCGCTGGGGCAACCTCGTCTACCACTCCGCGGCCCGCAACTTCGGGCCCGTGATGGCCACCGCGGCGAAGCTGACGGTGGCGCAGGTGCGTACGTTCGTCGAGCTCGGGGAACTCGACCCGGAGGCGGTCGTGACGCCGGGGATCTTCGTCGACCGGGTGGTGCGGGCATGA
- a CDS encoding 3-oxoacid CoA-transferase subunit B, which translates to MNLTARRMAARVAQDIPDGSYVNLGIGLPTLVADVVPPGREIIYHSENGILGMGPAPEPGTGDPELINAGKQLVTLVPGGAYFHHTDAFVMMRGGHIDITVLGAFQVAANGDLANWATDDATLPPAVGGAMDLAVGARQVFVLTTHTTKDGKPKLLPTCTYPLTAAAVVDRVYTDLAVLDVTPEGFVVREMVPGLSRDELQARTGAPLRFGDGS; encoded by the coding sequence ATGAACCTCACCGCGCGGCGGATGGCCGCCCGGGTGGCGCAGGACATCCCGGACGGCTCCTACGTCAACCTCGGGATCGGGCTGCCCACGCTCGTGGCCGACGTGGTGCCGCCGGGCCGGGAGATCATCTACCACAGCGAGAACGGCATCCTCGGGATGGGACCGGCACCCGAGCCCGGCACCGGGGACCCGGAACTGATCAACGCGGGCAAGCAGCTGGTGACGCTGGTGCCCGGCGGCGCGTACTTCCACCACACCGACGCGTTCGTGATGATGCGCGGCGGCCACATCGACATCACGGTGCTCGGCGCGTTCCAGGTGGCGGCGAACGGCGACCTCGCCAACTGGGCCACCGACGACGCCACGCTGCCACCCGCCGTCGGCGGCGCGATGGACCTCGCGGTGGGGGCACGCCAGGTGTTCGTACTGACCACGCACACCACCAAGGACGGCAAGCCCAAGCTCCTGCCCACCTGCACCTACCCGCTCACCGCTGCGGCCGTGGTGGACCGGGTCTACACCGACCTCGCCGTGCTCGACGTGACACCGGAGGGGTTCGTCGTCCGGGAGATGGTCCCCGGTCTCAGCCGCGACGAGCTGCAGGCGCGGACCGGCGCCCCGCTGCGTTTCGGGGACGGGTCATGA
- a CDS encoding tripartite tricarboxylate transporter substrate binding protein: MRFIGLLAGLTLLAGCGGGPAPAEDAPQFPTEEIRLLVPYAAGGPTDLTARAYGEFLERDLGRPVVVENLPGGSGALATQELVQAEPDGHTLALITAGTTVLTPLVNDVGYTAADVTPVGVLSEVPSLLAVAADSPYPDIAAFVADARARPAAITVGVPGASTPQGVELQRLRAEHGVEVTAVPFNGNAEMTTALLGRNVDAVLINASQDVTANIDAGEFRPLAVSTEQRLGWLPDTPTLVEAGFPGLTLSGSTFGLAGPAGLPEPVVTRLEDALRRGHADPAVVAAVGERYLGTQFRGAAEMRAVLDQTQAVYEPILGGS, translated from the coding sequence ATGAGGTTCATCGGGCTCCTCGCCGGGCTCACCCTGCTGGCCGGGTGCGGCGGCGGGCCGGCACCCGCCGAGGACGCGCCGCAGTTCCCGACCGAGGAGATCCGGTTGCTCGTGCCGTACGCCGCGGGCGGGCCCACCGACCTCACCGCGCGGGCGTACGGCGAGTTCCTCGAACGCGACCTCGGCCGGCCGGTCGTGGTGGAGAACCTGCCCGGCGGCTCGGGCGCGCTCGCGACGCAGGAGCTCGTGCAGGCCGAGCCCGACGGGCACACGCTCGCGCTGATCACCGCAGGCACCACCGTGCTGACGCCGCTGGTGAACGACGTGGGCTACACCGCAGCCGACGTCACACCGGTCGGGGTGCTCTCCGAGGTCCCGTCGCTGCTCGCGGTCGCGGCGGACTCGCCGTACCCGGACATCGCGGCGTTCGTCGCGGACGCGCGGGCCCGGCCGGCCGCGATCACCGTGGGCGTGCCCGGGGCGTCCACGCCGCAGGGCGTGGAGCTGCAGCGGCTGCGCGCCGAGCACGGCGTCGAGGTGACCGCCGTCCCGTTCAACGGCAACGCCGAGATGACCACCGCGCTGCTCGGGCGCAACGTCGACGCCGTGCTGATCAACGCGTCGCAGGACGTCACCGCGAACATCGACGCAGGCGAGTTCCGGCCGCTCGCCGTCTCCACCGAGCAGCGGCTCGGCTGGCTGCCGGACACGCCGACGCTGGTCGAGGCCGGCTTCCCGGGCCTGACGCTCTCGGGCTCGACGTTCGGGCTCGCCGGGCCGGCCGGGCTACCCGAACCCGTCGTGACCCGGCTCGAGGACGCCCTGCGCCGAGGGCACGCCGACCCGGCGGTCGTCGCGGCGGTCGGCGAACGCTATCTGGGGACGCAGTTCCGCGGGGCCGCCGAGATGCGCGCGGTCCTCGACCAGACACAGGCCGTCTACGAGCCGATCCTGGGAGGGTCCTGA